Within the Mustela lutreola isolate mMusLut2 chromosome 2, mMusLut2.pri, whole genome shotgun sequence genome, the region tccgTTTAATGCACCCATGCCAATTACATATTTCATATGTTTCTATTGAGCACATACTTGATAActaatttttcttataataatgTTGTATTTTCAAGTATTGTTTTTCCTTGACAGATGaaggaaattatttataaaatgatttgatTTCTACTTTCTTCAATTCATTAATAATTTGTAGTTCTCTCATTAAAGCCAGAAAACCCAGCCATTAGCACTCTCCCACAAAaggatattttaagaaagaaaaggcatagaGCAGGGTGGAGTAAAATCACTCTGTGTTATATGAGGAAACTAAGATTCACTGAAGTTAATTAATTTTCCCCAAATAACAAAGATGAGAATTGGCAAGGTTAGGTTGGGGCTTTGGCTAACAGATTGCATAATTTGTGTTCTTGCCTCTATACCCTACTTCCTGAAACTTAAACTTTcccagtttaaattttttttgtctccCAGTTTGCACATTTTCATTTGAGGtagaccatttttattttacaccTTTCTAACCACAACGTTACTACATGTACACATTATGATATAGATACTTGTGCCTTGGTGGGTAAtaatattaacataaaaataaatatttggaaaaacaaaaacaacccaccaaataacaaaaaattatataaatgtgaTAATCTCTTCTAATTCTCTACTGACCAAGAAAACGTCACACTTTCAAGGAGGCTCCAGCCCCATATCCTGAGGTCAATGAAATTTGTAACTTCaagaattatctttatttttttaaagattttatttatttatttgtcatagagagagaagcgagagtgagcacaggcagacaagagtggcagacagaggcagagggagaagcaggctccctgccaagcaaggagcctgacgtgggactcgatctcaggacggtgggatcgtgacctgagccgaaggcagccacttaaccaactgagccacccaggcatccctgtaactTTAAGAATTAAAAGCAACTTTCAactacttctttttctccctaaGAAATGCAGTTTTTAGATGGTCCCAGATTGGTCATCTTGTGAAAGTATTATATTTGTGCCTGAAAAagcttttttcttgccttttcaatTGCCAATATTTTGTCAATTGTCAATATTTTCAATTGCCAATATTTCCTTCCCAGTCTGACTCAAGCTTTAAGCCTTGGCCAACTTTTTCCCTATCAACTAACCTGCCTTACCTCTAATCCCCTGAAGGGCTTCATACTACAGTAAGtagcattctttgttttttgtctcccccccacaatttatttacttatttatttatctgaaagagagagagagcatgaggtgggggagaagcagagggagagggagaagcagactcctcgctgagcaaggagcctgatgtggggtttgatcccaggaccccaagatcctgacTTGAGTCTAAGGTACACTacctccactgactgagccccccaggtacttTCATTCTTTGATATTTCTCATTTACCACTTTTGGTTAACACATTTCAGTGCACTTACTGACTTCTCAATGAGTTTATATCCTTTTTATAACAAAGACCCATTCTTGTACCTCTACGAGCCAGGTCCAAGTTTGTCTTTTACATTGTAATCCCTGTAAAGCTCACTCTTAAAGAACAGGGTTGAGAGGTTTACCTGGAATATTTGCAGAATGTGGTGCTTCTCCATGTATCGTAGTGAAACTTGATAAGGATCTTCATATACAATAGGAGGGAACTGCCTCCTATAAGTTTGATTGTATCCaaaagatttccttccttcttggtgTTCTGGAACATCATCCTGAAATAGAAATATCCCCCCACCAGAGAGTCTTTAATAAACTGAAAAGACCCAGGAAgttctgttgttattgttgttattatcgGTGGAATCTGGTGTTGGAGGGACCTGAACACCGGGAACTGGAGAAAAGACACACTCTGATGACAAACCTGACTGGTCCCCCTGGCAACATAATGCACCTCAAGTCCCGGGACGTACCTTACACATCTCCAATCTACTTCAAATACTTTTCCCTTCATAGGGATCTCCAACTGATTCCGAAAGCCTTTCCTTTGGAGGAATCCCATAGAGGGGAAATGACTTAGTGCCCCACAGCAGGAAGCAGAACTAGGTCTTGAAACCCAGGTCTCCTGAATCCTGGCTCATGATCCTTCCTGAATGCCCTTCCTGTAGCAGCAGAACAACAAATCTACTTCCCACCCTATTTCCTGCCTTTCTGGGATCTCCTGCCCTTCCTGAATCAACTGCAGGTTTATTCCTCAAAGATTGAATAGGCAGGTTTATTCCTCATCTTTGATTCAACATgtaccctctccctgcccccatacCAACACAACAGGCCCTTGCCTTGGCCTCCAATCCCCCAGGTGGTTATCAAATGCCCCTTTAACCTACAGGCTTGGTTTCTACAGCTTCAGTTTTTTCTTGACTGATGATATAGTCCAACTTGGGTGAGATATAGGGGAATCTCTGGGAATATACTTGGTCTTTTGCTTGCAAATCACTGGTGAATCTGGCACTAAACGAGCCAAAGGTTGGCAGATAGGTCTCACTTTCATTGTCAGTCTCAACTGAAACTGGAGAATTGTCACCGGTGGTTTCTTTGGTCTCAAATTCACAGGGTTCTATTCTGGGCTCAGCTTCTTTGTACGCCTTAATGTCACCAAACTGGGCAAATATTCTGTCGTCATACTGGCCAGGTGCTCCATAGTTAGCTAGGTAGTCCTTGTAGTAATTCTCTTCAGCCATTAAGTGTTCCATCTCCTCGCTGTAGTCAGCATTGTCAACGAAAAGGTGATCGGCACTGCGGTCAGCTTGGTCAGCAGCTTCCTCATACACATCTTGGTGAGTCTTTAGAGATGGTACGAGGTCAGCTTGGTTAGATGGTCTATGACCAATCTTTTCAGAAGTTCTTCGTTCAGCCAGGCCAGACAACCTGCTGTCCATCTTTTCAGAAGTTCTTCGTTCAGCCAGGCCAGACAACCTGCTGTCCATCTTTTCAGAAGTTCTTCGTTTGACCAGGCCAGACAACCTGCTGTCGATCTGTTCTAAAGTTCTGTTGTCAGACTGGCTGGGCATTCTGTGGCCAATCTGTTCAGAGGCTCGTTGTTCTGATGAGACAGACGATCTATGGTGACTCTGCTCATAAGCTCTTGGCTCAGTCTGGCTGGAGATTCTGCGGTCAATCTGCCCGTAATCTCTGCTTTCAGCCTGGTGGGGGGACTTCCTGCGTTCAGACTGCTCAGAAGTTCTTTGTTCAGGTGGTAGAAACATCTGGCTGTCAGTTTCTTCCACCTGTACATGATTGGATTGTCTAGATGTCCTCCTGTCTGTCTGTGCATACATTCTTGGGTCGTCCTGATCAGATGCACTACGCTGAGCAACATTAGCGTGGTCAGATCCCCTGAGATCCATTTGATCAGAAGCTTGGAGCCCGGTGGGTTCAGATCCTTTGCGGTCAGTCTGTCCGGACATTCTTTGGGCAGCCTGCTCAACTGTTCTGGGATCAGTCTGGTCCTCTACATTTTCTTCATCCTGGTTCTGCCAGTTGTCTTCCTGGCCATCTGTGTGGCTGTCATCTGGGGACTTGGCTGTGCTTTCAGGTGCCAAGGATTCTGCGGGAGCCTCTTCGGGAGGCTCTTCCATTTTCTGCCCTGGCTGGTCTAGGTTGCCAGACGCGGTGGGTGGGGCCGACCTGGTCTCCTAGGTGACCTTCACAGGGTGGGCGACGTTGCCGCCCACAGCTTTGTTCGGGCCTCTGGGCGCCAGCTCTTCTGGGTGCTCGGGCGCCACCTGGCCCGAGTTAGAACTGCCTCGGGCTCTGTGTGCCGCCAGGAGTGCCCCGTCCGCCGACGCTCAGTGTGGACGCGAGAGCAGGGCGGGTGCTCTGGTCGTGACAAGAGGTGATGACCTCACGCGACGGTCGCCGCCGCCCAGCCACTAGGCTCCGGTCTCTGTGAATCGACGCCCCAGAACTGTACCCACCGCCTGTTCTTGTGGAAGCTCCCAGCGGGCGTGCGAACCGAAAAAACGTTCAGGTACCTCGCCTCGAATCGCCACCGCAGGGTTAGCCGAGGAGGCTGCGGCCGACCACCGGGGGGCAGCACACACGCTCGGCGCTCTTGGCCGCCGTCCAATCAGATCCGCGCTCCGAGCCGCCGGCTCCCGCCGCCTTGCTGTGGTGCGGCACTGCGGGGTTCGTGCCCCCCGCGGCGCCAGGGAATGCCCCTGCGAGCTGCGCCGTCTGCTTTAGACTCGAACCGGTATTGTAGTGATGTGGCCAaatccttgtgttttttttttttttttaatttttaagaaaccatTTGAAAAATCCTGCGTGTACAAACAGTGCCCGTGCTGTTTTCAGTGGTGGCGGGCCGAGTTTAGTCCCCTAACACTCCCCTTAGCAAAGCCCGATGGATCCTTCCTCGCAGTCAGAGTGTAGAGACCAGAGATTTGCTCTCTTCCCCTCCGTCACCACCGCGGACCCCTGGGCGATCACTGCTGCGGGAtcacctccttctctgtctctaggGACCAGTGGGCAgctgtttccctccctcccctttgaAAGAGCTGTCTTGGCTGCGGAAACTTGGGGCTGTGCAAGTCCCACGGAGGGTGtgttgggcggggtgggggaagtcGTTTTGTATAGTTTGCTTGTTGGTTTTCTGAATCAGACATACGTGGAGGTctaaagggaagagaggagatcCAGTGAGAATGGGCTCTAAAATCCCCCCCATTTGATGGGCTTATAGCAGAAGGGAGAATTAGGGTTAGGACCAGGGTTCCGGAAAGAAAGGGAGTAAgaaaggtgggggggtggggagataggTAAAGGACCGTATAACAAGTGGGGGAATTTGCACCTGATGGTGTTGGCCACTGTGCTCTGGATTGTGAGATGTGGCCCTCCACGTAAAGTTTTGAAATAAACTTTAAGAATCCACTTCAGGCCAGCATGCCCCCTACTTTCGGGAGTGGGGGCAGTACAGAGGTGGTGTCTGATGagacatttatttatctgattctGCAAAGCCTGAAATCACTGAGGCAGGCCAACCACGGGTCGTATCATACCAGATATGCCTTTAGTATGGGTTTAATTCCATTCAGTAATAAGAGATAACACTTAAAATTCAAATGCAGATAGTTGTGATCAAgatatgagggcgcctgggtgtctcagtgggttaagccgctgccttcggctcaggtcgtgatctcagggtcctgggatcgagtcccgcatcgggctctctgctcagcggggagcctgcttccgtctctctctctctgcctgcctctccgactacttgtgatttctctctgtcaaataaataaataaaatctttaaaaaaaaaaaaagatatgagagGAAGGGTGGGTACCCTTGAAGCCATACTTAGAAGCAAATAGGAGAATCTAGGTACACCGAAGTAAAATCATTTATGTAATAGTTCCCAGaacgtagtaggtgctcaagatgTGTTTGTTGAGTTTAAGTGTATGAAGgatccttatttatttaaaaatgtctggAGGAAATAGACCACATTTCTGGGAAAATAGGCAATAGGCTATGATTTACAATTTCAAAGAGGCATTGATTTTATAgacttgtttttctatttataagtTGAATTTAATCactgtagaaaagaaaaacaaacacaaagaaaaaaaattccccaaacacCCAAAGAAgaacatttattaacattttaacatatatCCTTCCAGAATTTCCCCACTCATGTCTGTACGTCTAATAGCTATAGTTATGcgtatattttacaaaatagaataaaactgTGCAATTGTTCTATAAACTGCATTTTCATTTAACACTGTGGTATAAATGTTCTTCCTTGTCAATAGATGTAATCTAAATTAAAGAACACTGGCTTTTGGAGTCAGACCaagtttgttctaattctgtaTCTGTCACTCACTAGATTGTTGAGCTTGGGCAAATCTCAtttctctgaacctcaattttctcatcttcaGATGAAAATGGGAATAGTGTAATAGCTCTCAGAGTTCTTGTGACAaccaaatgagataatacatgtaattAGTTCATATGTGCTTCATAAAGAGTGGCTATTTTAGAATTTATACGTGATCtattatatgaatttattttgttgcttttagcAGTGCTGCACTGACCATCGTTGTACAGAAATTTTACAAGCTTGTCATGttggttttttccccttaagatgaATTTTTACTTGTGGAATTGTTTGGCTAAGGAAATGTGCTCATTCTGGTCTTTggaaaatactatattttaaaatgcccTTCAGAAAGTTTGCCATTCTGTGGCTCCACAAGTAATATTTGGGAGAGCTATTTCCCTATACCAACactattctgaatatatttttatttttgcctgtcTGATAAGTGAAGGAtagtatcttgttttaatttgtattctttttatgtgtttaacgtctatttatttttgtatttggtaaatgtccttcccatacccttgtctttccttattgatttgtGAGAGTTtcctatatattaaaaatttttaattcttcctacatattaaaattttaattctttgttataTAATTGCAAAAACGTTTCCTAGTTTATTTGCCATGtagaagtttcatttttaaaatttttatgaagttaaattcatttttctctttctaggttTTATCTTGAGGTCATGTTTACAAAGACCTTCCCCTTCTCTTAAGATTACATAAATGTTCCCCATCTAAGTTTCCTTTAGTACTCTTCAGTATGTGTGTACTTCCTTTTTCCTTACATAGAGTTAAGTACTCAACACTAAAATGTGAAGGTTGATGAATTTTTATGTATCCATCTACACATACAGCACCCAGATCAAGAGATAGACCGTTTCCAGTACTCTAGCAAGTTTCTCGTGTCCCCACCCAGTGAATACCCTTCTCAAAGTTAAGTACTGTACTGTTCTGATCTTTGCTTCCATTGCTTAGTTTTTCTGGCTTTTGAACATCTGACAATATGACTCTTGTTCTGGCCTCTTATTCATCATTATGTCTGGACACTCACCATGTAgtagtaaatattatttatgattgctgagcagtattccattgtatgattaTACCACAAACTATTGATCAATTCTGATGTTGATTGACTTTAGATTGTTTACAGCTTGGAactatgaagtattttttttgtatatgtcTTTTGGTGGACATGAGTGCTTCTCTCTCTGTAATATACCAGAGTATAGGgttcctgggtcataggatagaCTCTATTTGGCTTTAGTGAATACTGCCAGAGAGTTTCCCAAAATGGTAGAAGCAATTTATACTTTCACTAGCAATACATAAAGGAGTTCAAGTTACTTTGCATGTTTGCCTTTTATTGTTGGGTGTTCCGGGTTTGTTGGTTCTCATTggagttttcatttgtatttctcttatgactaatgatgttgagtccTTTTAGAgatgcttgttggccatttgggtcTCTTTTTTTGATAAGTGCCTGTTtacatcttttgcccatttttatgtTGGATTGTTTGCCTTACTGATTTGTAGGACTTCTTTATTTGGCATgttcatatgtatgtatttgtaggtatgtgtgtgttttttaaacacttaaagctttccctattttattttgGTAGATGCTTTGTGATAGAAATCTAACCTAATATTATTTGCAAAATGTTATCTAAATAtttcagtgccttttttttttttttaagtccaggatccctaagtttttttttttttttttaaagattttatttatttatttgacagagagaaatcacaagtagatggagaggcaggcagagagagagagaggaaagcaggctccccgctgagcagagagcccgatgcgggactcgatcccaggaccctgagatcatgacccgagctgaaggcagcggctcaacccactgagccacccaggcgcccccagtgccttttttttttaaacaaattatttctcCATTGATTTTAAATACTAGCTTTTCCATATAACACCCTCTGGTACATACTTGAGTCTATTTCTGAGCATTTCACTCCTGTTTTATCAAGAAAGATATGACCTGTCCTGGTGTTTATCTCAGACTGTTTTTATTGTTGTagtatacatttatatttcatagagcaaattcatttgttttctgtaaatTTGTGTCTACTTCATATATTTGCTCTTCCAAGTAACTTTGGTATAGTTTTGTTCAGTTCCAACGATGACATCAACAAAAAACTTTTTGGaactgtttaaatttaaatattaatttaaggaAAACCTTCTAGGCTGAGGATGTGTGCGAGTCTGACTAGCTGATGTTGTTTCATTCATCTCTGttgtggactgaattgtgttccacccaaactcatatgttgaagccctaacccctgcAAAGGCATCTGGGGGGCGggtagggcctttaaagaggtgattaaccGTATGCCTAGGGGTAGACATAGAGGTGGGGCCCTAATTTAATCTGACTGTTgaccttataagaagaagaaaggaaagaagaggtgctcacacagagaaaaggccatgtgaggacacaggtaGAAGGCTGctatctataagccaaggagaaaggtTTTAGGAGAAATCAAATATGCTGACATCTTGACCTTGAACTTCTAGTTTGTGAGAGATAATCTGAgagaagataaatttttattgttctaaATTATCCAGTCTGGGGGGTATTTTCTTATGGAAGTCCTAGCAGACTAATACagttccccccccctttttttaagattttatttatttatttgacagacagatctcaagtaggcagagaggcaggcagagagagagagaggaggaagcaggctccccgctgagcagagagcccaatgctgggctcgatcccaggaccctgggatcatgacccgagcagaaggcagaggctttaacccactgagccacccaggtgcccctttccattaagtttttatatatattttaaaacatttgacgCTTAGTTGCTATTTTAACATtattagagaagagagagggatcTAATAGTTGAATATATTTCCAAATGAAGTcatgttggtttgttttttttttaggtgaaattcacgtaaaataaaattaattatttcaaagtatgCAATTCAGTAGCAtctagtacattcacaatgttgtgcaactacTTCTGTCAAGTCAGACATTTCATCACTCCCAAAGAAAACCTCATACCCATTAAACAGTCCTTCCCCATTATCCCCTCCCCACAGTCCTTTGAAACCATaaatctgctttctgttttatAGAGTTGCCTCttctagatatttaaaataaatggaatcatacaatatatggtATTTGGTGATTGGattttgaattatttaacacATGTTTTTTGAGGTTCATCTATATTATAGcatgttttaataatttattcctttttatggttgaataatattccactataatgtatataacacatgttctttatccattcttctgttgatggacgtttgtgttcttttcaacttttagctattgtgaatactACATCTATAAACATTAGTGTGCACGTACGTGAGTacttgttttcaaattctttgtgGGGGGATATACATAGAAGTGAATTGCTGAATCGtggcatttcttctttttattatttttattaacatataatgtattatttgccccaggggtacagctctgtgacttgtcaggcttacacatatCATCGcattcaccatatcacataccctccccaatgtccataacccagccaccctcttcatacccctcctttccccagcaaccctcaggttgttttgtgagattggagtctcttatggtttgtctctcctgatcccatcttgttccattttttttcttccctatccCCAAACCTCCtaccctgcctctcagattcctcacatcaggaagatcatatgataattatgtttctctgattgacttatttcactcagcataataccctctagttctatccgtgtcatcgcaaatggcaagatttcctttcttttgatggctgcatagtattccattatatatatatatatatatatataatggatattatatatatatatatatatcacaccttctttatccattccatGGATAAAAGAATtcattccaggggcgcctgggtggctcagtgggttaaagcctctgcctttggctcaggtcatgatctcagggttctcaggctctctgctcagcagggagcctgcttccccctctctctctgcctgcttctctgccaacttgtgatctctgtctatcaaataaataaataagatgttgatggacatctaggttctttccatagtttggttattgtggacatttttggtataaacatttgggtgcatgtgcccctttggatcactgcatttgtatctttagggtaaataccagtagtgtggttgctgggtcataagatagctctattttcaactttttgaggaacctccatgctgctttccagagtgactgcaccagcttgcattcccaccaacagtgtaggagggttaccCTTCCTCCGCgttcttgccaacatctgtcatttcctgacttgttaattttaactattctgattggtgtgaggtgatatttcattgtggttttgatttgtatttccctgatgctgagtgatgttgagcactttttcatgtgtctgttggccatcagatgtcttctttgcagaattctctgttcatgacctctgcccatttcttgattggattatttgttctttgggtgttgagttttataagttctttatagatactagccctttatctgatatgtcatttgcaaatatcttctctcattctgtcagttgccttttggttttgttgactgtttcctttgctgtgcaaaagttttttttttttttagggttttttttaaaatttattttttatttattttcagcataacagtattcattattttttcaccacacccagagctccatggagtccgtgccctctataatacccaccacctggtaccccaacctcccacccccccgccacttcaaacccctcagattgtttttcagagtccatagtctctcatggttcaccccccattccagtttcccccaactcccttctcctctctaactcctcatgtcctccatgctatttgttatgctccacaagtaagtgaaaccatatgataattgacactctctgcttgacttatttcactcagcataatctcttccagtcccatccgtgttgctacaaaagttgggtattcatcctttctgatggaggtataatattccatagtgtatatggaccacattttccttatccattcatatgttgaagggcatcttggttcttcccacagtttggcgactatggccattgctgctataaacattggggtacagatggcctttcttttcactacatctgtatctttgggtaaatacccagtcgtgcaattgcagggtcatagggaagttctatttttaatttcttgaggaatctccacactgttctccaaagcaaAAGTTTTAATCTGGATGAAAtcctagtagtttatttttgcccttgcttcccttttctttggcaatgtttctaggaagaagttgctgtggctgaggtcgaagaggttgctgcctgtgttctcctcaaggattttgatggattcctgtctcacattgaggtcttacatccattttgagtttaatttttgtgtgtgatgtaaggaaatggtccagtttcattcttctgaatgtggctgtccaatttttccaacaccatttgttgaagaggctgtcttttttccattggacattctttcctgctttgtcaaagactagttggccttagagttgagggtctctttctgggctctctattctgttccattgatctatgtgtctgtttttgtgccagtactgtactgtcttgatgatgacagctttgtaatagagcttgaagtctggaattgtgatgctaccaactttggctttctttttcaacatttctctggctattctgggttttttctggttccatataaattttaggattatttgttccatttctttgaaaaaaaaaatgatggtattttgagagaggttgcattaaatttgtagattgttttaggtagcatagacattttcacaatatttattcttccaacccatgaccatggagcatttttccatttctttgtgtcttcctcaatttctttcatgagtactttatggttttctgaatacagattctttgcctctttggttaggtttattcctgtatcttatggttttgggtgcaattgtaaatgggatcaactccttaatttctctttcttctgtcttgctgttgatgtatagaaaagcaactgatttctgtgcattgattttatatcctgacactttactgaattcccgtatgagttctagcagttttggtgtggagtcttttgcgttttccacataaagtatcttatcatctgcgaagagtgagagtttgacttctttgccaattcagatgcttttatttctttttgttgtttgattgctgaggctaggacttctagtactatgttgaatagcagtggtgatagtggacctccctgccatgttcctgaccttagggaaaaagctctcagtttttccccattgagaatgatatttgctatgggtttttcatagatgggtttgatgatattgaggtatataccctcaatcccttcactttgaagaattttgatcaagaaaggatac harbors:
- the TEX55 gene encoding testis-specific expressed protein 55 isoform X1, with product MEEPPEEAPAESLAPESTAKSPDDSHTDGQEDNWQNQDEENVEDQTDPRTVEQAAQRMSGQTDRKGSEPTGLQASDQMDLRGSDHANVAQRSASDQDDPRMYAQTDRRTSRQSNHVQVEETDSQMFLPPEQRTSEQSERRKSPHQAESRDYGQIDRRISSQTEPRAYEQSHHRSSVSSEQRASEQIGHRMPSQSDNRTLEQIDSRLSGLVKRRTSEKMDSRLSGLAERRTSEKMDSRLSGLAERRTSEKIGHRPSNQADLVPSLKTHQDVYEEAADQADRSADHLFVDNADYSEEMEHLMAEENYYKDYLANYGAPGQYDDRIFAQFGDIKAYKEAEPRIEPCEFETKETTGDNSPVSVETDNESETYLPTFGSFSARFTSDLQAKDQVYSQRFPYISPKLDYIISQEKTEAVETKPDDVPEHQEGRKSFGYNQTYRRQFPPIVYEDPYQVSLRYMEKHHILQIFQQITENLVYEKPEDPLSFMLCQVQEMIENRDKSETYKE
- the TEX55 gene encoding testis-specific expressed protein 55 isoform X3, with translation MEEPPEEAPAESLAPESTAKSPDDSHTDGQEDNWQNQDEENVEDQTDPRTVEQAAQRMSGQTDRKGSEPTGLQASDQMDLRGSDHANVAQRSASDQDDPRMYAQTDRRTSRQSNHVQVEETDSQMFLPPEQRTSEQSERRKSPHQAESRDYGQIDRRISSQTEPRAYEQSHHRSSVSSEQRASEQIGHRMPSQSDNRTLEQIDSRLSGLVKRRTSEKMDSRLSGLAERRTSEKMDSRLSGLAERRTSEKIGHRPSNQADLVPSLKTHQDVYEEAADQADRSADHLFVDNADYSEEMEHLMAEENYYKDYLANYGAPGQYDDRIFAQFGDIKAYKEAEPRIEPCEFETKETTGDNSPVSVETDNESETYLPTFGSFSARFTSDLQAKDQVYSQRFPYISPKLDYIISQEKTEAVETKPDDVPEHQEGRKSFGYNQTYRRQFPPIVYEDPYQVSLRYMEKHHILQIFQQITENLVYEKPEDPLSFMLCQFQ
- the TEX55 gene encoding testis-specific expressed protein 55 isoform X5, which encodes MEEPPEEAPAESLAPESTAKSPDDSHTDGQEDNWQNQDEENVEDQTDPRTVEQAAQRMSGQTDRKGSEPTGLQASDQMDLRGSDHANVAQRSASDQDDPRMYAQTDRRTSRQSNHVQVEETDSQMFLPPEQRTSEQSERRKSPHQAESRDYGQIDRRISSQTEPRAYEQSHHRSSVSSEQRASEQIGHRMPSQSDNRTLEQIDSRLSGLVKRRTSEKMDSRLSGLAERRTSEKMDSRLSGLAERRTSEKIGHRPSNQADLVPSLKTHQDVYEEAADQADRSADHLFVDNADYSEEMEHLMAEENYYKDYLANYGAPGQYDDRIFAQFGDIKAYKEAEPRIEPCEFETKETTGDNSPVSVETDNESETYLPTFGSFSARFTSDLQAKDQVYSQRFPYISPKLDYIISQEKTEAVETKPDDVPEHQEGRKSFGYNQTYRRQFPPIVYEDPYQVSLRYMEKHHILQIFQFQ
- the TEX55 gene encoding testis-specific expressed protein 55 isoform X2 translates to MEEPPEEAPAESLAPESTAKSPDDSHTDGQEDNWQNQDEENVEDQTDPRTVEQAAQRMSGQTDRKGSEPTGLQASDQMDLRGSDHANVAQRSASDQDDPRMYAQTDRRTSRQSNHVQVEETDSQMFLPPEQRTSEQSERRKSPHQAESRDYGQIDRRISSQTEPRAYEQSHHRSSVSSEQRASEQIGHRMPSQSDNRTLEQIDSRLSGLVKRRTSEKMDSRLSGLAERRTSEKMDSRLSGLAERRTSEKIGHRPSNQADLVPSLKTHQDVYEEAADQADRSADHLFVDNADYSEEMEHLMAEENYYKDYLANYGAPGQYDDRIFAQFGDIKAYKEAEPRIEPCEFETKETTGDNSPVSVETDNESETYLPTFGSFSARFTSDLQAKDQVYSQRFPYISPKLDYIISQEKTEAVETKPDDVPEHQEGRKSFGYNQTYRRQFPPIVYEDPYQVSLRYMEKHHILQIFQITENLVYEKPEDPLSFMLCQVQEMIENRDKSETYKE
- the TEX55 gene encoding testis-specific expressed protein 55 isoform X4, producing the protein MEEPPEEAPAESLAPESTAKSPDDSHTDGQEDNWQNQDEENVEDQTDPRTVEQAAQRMSGQTDRKGSEPTGLQASDQMDLRGSDHANVAQRSASDQDDPRMYAQTDRRTSRQSNHVQVEETDSQMFLPPEQRTSEQSERRKSPHQAESRDYGQIDRRISSQTEPRAYEQSHHRSSVSSEQRASEQIGHRMPSQSDNRTLEQIDSRLSGLVKRRTSEKMDSRLSGLAERRTSEKMDSRLSGLAERRTSEKIGHRPSNQADLVPSLKTHQDVYEEAADQADRSADHLFVDNADYSEEMEHLMAEENYYKDYLANYGAPGQYDDRIFAQFGDIKAYKEAEPRIEPCEFETKETTGDNSPVSVETDNESETYLPTFGSFSARFTSDLQAKDQVYSQRFPYISPKLDYIISQEKTEAVETKPDDVPEHQEGRKSFGYNQTYRRQFPPIVYEDPYQVSLRYMEKHHILQIFQITENLVYEKPEDPLSFMLCQFQ